From the genome of Pseudophryne corroboree isolate aPseCor3 chromosome 9, aPseCor3.hap2, whole genome shotgun sequence:
gttggtgtggaggcagagcaattgccgatgatggtaatgtcaccccctagggagtcgacaccggaatggatggctttagttatggaattacgtgataatgtcagcacactgcaaaagtcagttgacgaaataagacgcccggcaaaccagttagtaccggttcaggcgtctcagacaccgtcaggggctgtaaaacgtcctttacctcagtcagtcgacacgggtaccgacacagatgaatctagtgtcgacggtgaagaaacaaacgtattttccaatagggccacacgttatatgatcacggcaatgaaggaggcgttacagatctctgatactgctggtacctcaaaaaggggtattatgtggggggtaaaaaaactacctgtatttttcccagaatcagaggaattgaatgatgtgtgtgatgaagcgtgggttacccccgatagaaaattgctaatttcaaagaagttgttggcattataccctttcccaccagaggttagggcgcgctgggaaacaccccctaaggtggataaggcgctcacacgtttatcaaagcaagtggcgttgccgtctcctgatacggccgccctcaaggatccagcagataggaggctggaaactacactgaagagtatatacacacatactggtgttatactgcgaccggcaatagcctcagcctggatgtgcagtgctggggtagtgtggttggattctctgactgaaaatattgagaccctggatagggacagtattttattgactctagagcaattaaaggatgcttttctttatatgcgagatgctcagagggatgtttgtactctagcatcaagagtaagcgcgatgtccatatctgccagaagaagtttatggacgcgacagtggtcaggtgatgcggattccaagaggcatatggaagtattgccatataaaggagaggaattgtttggggtcggtctttcggacctggtgaccacggcaactgccggcaaatccacctttttacctcagaccccttcacaacagaaaaagacaccgtcttttcagccgcagtcctttcgctcctataaaaagcgaccaaaaggacagtcttatctgccgagaggcagaggaaagggtaagaaagggcagcacgcagcccctgcccaggaacagaagcccgccccggcttctacaaagccatcagcatgacgctggggctttacaagcggacccaggaacggtggggggtcgactcaagattttcagcaatcaatgggctcactcacaagtggacccgtgggtcctgcagataatatctcagggttacatgctggagttcgaaaggtttccccctcgccggttcctaaagtcggctttaccaacgtctccctcagaaaggacgtcggttttggaagccattcacaagctgtattctcagcaggtgatagtcaaggtacccctcctacaacagggaaaggggtattattccactctatttgtggtaccgaaaccggacggttcggtaaggcctattctaaatctgaaatccttgaacctgtacatacagaaattcaagttcaagatggagtcactcagggcagtgatagcgaatctggaagaaggagacttcatggtgtccttggacataaaagatgcttatctacatgtcccgatttacccctcacaccaagggtatctcaggttcgtgatacaagactgtcaatatcagtttcaaacgctgccgtttggtttgtccacggcccctcgggtctttaccaaggtaatgaccgaaatgatggttcttctacgaagaaaaggcgtattaattatcccttacttggacgatctcctgataagggcaaagtccagagaacagctggaagtcggtgtgacgctaacacaagtagtgcttcagcaacacgggtggattctaaatcttccaaaatctcaattgaccccgacaacgcatctgctgttcctgggtatgattctggacacggttcagaaaaaggtatttctcccggaagagaaagcaagggagttatccgaacttgtcaggaacctcctaaaaccaggaacggtgtcagtacatcaatgcacaagagtcctgggaaagatggtggcttcgtacgaagcgattccattcggcagattccatgcacggacatttcagtgggatctgctggacaaatggtccggatcgcatctgcacatgcatcagcggataacactgtcaccgagaacaaggttgtctctcctgtggtggctgcagactgcccatctgttagtgggccgcagattcggcatacaggactgggtcctggtgactacggatgccagcctacgaggttggggagcagtcacaaagggaagaaacttccagggcgtgtggtcaaacctggagacgtctcttcacataaatatactggagctaagagcgatctacaatgctctaagtctggcaaaaccgctgcttcagggtcagccggtgttgatccagtccgacaacatcacggcagtcgcccacgtaaaccgacaaggcggcacgagaagcaggagtgcaatggcagaagctgcaaggattctgcgctgggcggagaatcatgtcatagcactgtcagcagtgttcatcccgggagtggacaactgggaagcagatttcctcagcagacacgaccttcacccgggagagtggggacttcatccagaagttttccacatgattgtgaaccgttgggaaaaaccaaaggtagacatgatggcatctcgcctcaacaaaaaattggacaggtattgcgccaggtcaagagaccctcaggcaatagctgtggacgctctggtaacaccgtgggtgtaccagtcagtgtatgtgttccctcctctgcctctcataccaaaggtactgagaattatacggaaaagaggagtaagaacgatactggtggctccggactggccaaggagaacttggtatccggaacttcaagagatgctcacggaggatccgtggcctctacctctaagaagggatctgcttcagcagggaccttgtatgttccaagacttaccgcgtctgcgtttgacggcatggcggttgaacgccggattctaaaagaaaagggcattccagaggaagttattcctaccttgattaaggctagaaaggaagtgactgtacaacattatcaccgcatttggcgaaaatatgttgcgtggtgtgaggccaagaaggctccaacggaagaatttcaattgggtcgattcttacatttcctgcaagcaggattgtctatgggcctaaaattggggtccattaaagttcaaatttcggccttatcaattttcttccagaaggaattggcgtcagtgcctgaagtacaaacttttgtcaaaggtgtactacatatacaacccccaatagtgcctccagtggcaccgtgggatttgaacgtggttctaaattttctcaaatctcattggtttgagccgttaaaatcggtagaattaaaataccttacatggaaggtaaccatgctgttggccctggcttctgccaggagagtttcagagttggcagctttgtcatacaagagcccatatctgatattccattcggacagggcagaattgaggacacgtcctcaatttctccctctggtggtttcggcatttcacttaaaccagcctattgtggtgcctgcggctactagcgacttggaggactccaagttactggacgttgtcagagcattaaaaatatatatttcaaggacagctggagtcagaaaaactgactcgttgtttacattgtatgcacccaacaagatgggtgctcctgcgtctaaacagacgattgcacgttggatctgtagcacaatccaacttgcacattctgtggcaggcgtgccacagcctaaatctgtaaaggcccactccacaaggaaggtgggctcatcttgggcggctgcccgaggggtctcggcattacaactttgccgagcagctacgtggtcaggggagaacacgtttgtaaaattttacaaatttgatactctggctgcagaggacctggagttttctcattcggtgctgcagagtcatccgcactctcccgcccgtttgggagctttggtataatccccatggtcctgacggagtccccagcatccactaggacgttagagaaaataagaatttacttaccgataattctatttctcatagtccgtagtggatgctgggcgcccatcccaagtgcggattgtctgcaatgcttgtacatagttattgttacaaaatcgggttattactgttgttgtgagccatcttttcagaggctacttcgttttgttatcatactgttaactgggttcagatcacaagttgtacggtgtgattggtgtggctggtatgagtcttacccgggattcaagatccttccttattgtgtacgctcgtccgggcacagtacctaactgaggcttggaggagggtcatagggggaggagccagtacgcaccatgtgacctaaaagcttttttagatgtgccctgtctcctgcggagcccgctatccccatggtcctgacggagtccccagcatccactacggactatgagaaatagaattatcggtaagtaaattcttattttttcaatagcgctactcacccacgccgatgcaacggcaggtctgagtagcgtacccgtggtgacataaatggatttcaatgtattttcctgcttacgatccgcaggttcctttagggctgccgtgtcaggggacggaagcactacctttttggacagccgtgatagggctttgtccacagtggggggtgactcccacttttccctatccccagaggggaacggatatgccaccggaattctcttgggaatctgaaacttcttgtcaggattttcccaaaccttttcaaaaagagcgttcagttcatgagagggaggaaacgttacctcaggtttctttcctttaaacatacagacccttgtatcaggaacagcagggtcctccgtgatatgtaacacgtcttttattgccacaatcatgtactgaatgcttttagccagttttggatttaatctggcatcactatagtcgacactggagtcagagtccgtgtcggtatccatatctgctaactgggtaaatgaacgcttttgtgaccccgagggggtctgaacttgtgacaacacatcctccgtcgattttttccatgcctggctctgagactcagatttatctaatctcttatttaacaaagccacattcgcattcaaagcactcaaaacatttacccaatcaggagtcggcggtgccgacagggtcactcccacagccgtttctttccctaatccagtctcctcctgggaagagcactcagcctcagacatgccgacacacgtgtaccgacacccacaaacacactgggcatatagggggcagacccacagtaaagcatgtcagagaaacacagagggagtttgccagctcacaacccagcgcttatcctggttctgaaatcccttatataaagcctcagacccgttagcgcttttataattacatatacagcacgaaaataactgtgcccccccccctgttttgcaccctgttacttgtacagcagtgtagaggaaggaccagcgtctctgcagctctgtgaagagaaaatggcgctgatgagagctgtgagggctaagccccgcccttttaatggcgcgcttcagacccgctatttttaaaaaatatttatactggcggggttcggatttagtgcctaggcacttaaaaaccacattgccagtccatatggaggatttttatgctgcccagggcaaccccccccgcgccctgcaccctgtagtgccgtctgtgtgtgggagcatggcgcgcagcgcggctgctgtgcggtacctcaaagcctttactgaagtcttcagatcttcttctactcacccgtcttctgacttctggctctgtaaggggggtgacggtgagCTCTGGGAAcgcgcatctaggcgtacctagcgatcagaccctcaggagctaatggtgccctgtagccaaagaagcagagcctttgaactcactagaagtaggtctgacttctctcccctaagtcccacgaagcagggagcctgttgccagcagttctccctgaaaataataaacctaacaaaagtctttttcagagaaactcaggagagctcctcagagagcatccagtctcactgggcacagaatctaactggaggaggggcatagagggaagagccagttcacaccccttttaaagtcttaaagtgcccatgtctcctgcggatcccatctatacgccATGGTTCTtgtagtgtccccagcatcctctaggacgtaggagaaaaagtAAAATAACGACCATTTCTCatctcgacctagtacatgtcgacccagagtccctgttgacctagaaaacatgtcacccaatagtggtcgacctagacactgtctaatccacctaacataccacacccgctgCAGCTGTATGTAGGATTACACTAGGGCAATGTCGGTCTGGCAGGCTATTACGCAAAATACATTGTGTTGTGTGGAGAGTTTTGTATTACCACTCGCACAAGCTGAATGGTATCATTATTTGTTAATATACTCCTTAAATGGTCACAGACCTGACAAATATAacaatactagctgttctacccgttctacacatgggagtttctgattttcatggttgtaaatataaatgactgTTAATAATGtggtatagagatgtaaatttgagacgtcttaatgtaagtaaatattaatccattgttCTTGGCTTTAccggaggagcacccgtagcagatacggtaaaaactgacaggaacatttttgtagtttattaaattcttcacactggaggtgagatccaaattttgatccgattgtcagtttgggcgttatcgttcacgcaacgcaagacaCGCATTGCTAATGACGTCACtatgtcaaccctcttttcatccccttagggaaggtttattaaaattctaattacattgttttcctatttcccacctgaagaatacctgttatatttcagcttcctaacatatcgggaagtaagtgagtgagtcagtgagtgagtgagtgagtgagtgagtgagtgagtcagtgagtcagtgagtgattgctttcgcatttatatatacagATTAGCAATGACTCAAGCAAGGATCTTTCAGCTCAGCCTCAAGCCACACGTGCCAGGATGATATCAGGGGGTCCCTTAGCTCAGCATATGCTCATAAATGGTCATctatcacattattattattattattattattattattattattattatttattaataacagtttcttatatagcgcagcaaattccgttatgCTTTACAATTGAAATGGAAACCAATGACCTCGTCCTCTTGCCTGCAATCTGTACTCCACTGTGATGTCAGCACAATTGTGATGTCACTGTCCATGGCCCCTGTAGCTGTGTAAGATCACCTCCAGGCATTTTACTGCAATATCTGTAGTGAGAGGCAGCAACAGCTACTGGGGTGGAAAGCCTCCCTTGGTGCTCTTTAAATTGTATGTTGCAATCTGTGGCCATGCCACCACCTCACCGTGTGCTCCTCCCATCACCATGCTGCATGAAACTTCCACCACCGCGCATTGTGAACCTTCCACCACCACGCATTGTGAACCTTCCACCACCACGCATTGTGAACCTTCCACCACCACGCATTGTGAACCTTCCACCACCTTGCATTGTGAACCTCAACCTTCCACCACCTTGCATTGTGAACCTTCCACCACCGCGCATTGTGAACCTTCCACCACCGCGCATTGTGAACCTTCCACCACCGTGCATTGTGAACCTTCCACCACCTTGCATTGTGAACCTTCCACCACCGTGCATTGTGAACCTTCCACCACCTCGCATTGTGAACCTTCCACCACCACGCATTGTGAACCTTCCACCACCACGCATTGTGAACCTTCCACCACCTTGCATTGTGAACCTTCCACCACCGTGCATTGTGAACCTTCCACCACCGCGCATTGTGAACCTTCCACCACCGCGCACTGTGAACCTTCCACCACCTTGCATTGTGAACCTTCCACCACCACGCATTGTGAACCTTCCACCACCGCGCACTGTGAACCTTCCACCACCTCGCATTGTGAACCTTCCACCACCGCGCACTGTGAACCTTCCACCACCGCGCATTGTGAACCTTCCACCACCGCGCATTGTGAACCTTCCACCACCGTGCATTGTGAACCTTCCACCACCTTGCATTGTGAACCTTCCACCACCGTGCATTGTGAACCTTCCACCACCTCGCATTGTGAACCTTCCACCACCACGCATTGTGAACCTTCCACCACCACGCATTGTGAACCTTCCACCACCTTGCATTGTGAACCTTCCACCACCGTGCATTGTGAACCTTCCACCACCGCGCATTGTGAACCTTCCACCACCGCGCACTGTGAACCTTCCACCACCTTGCATTGTGAACCTTCCACCACCACGCATTGTGAACCTTCCACCACCGCGCACTGTGAACCTTCCACCACCTTGCATTGTGAATCTTCCACCACTTCGCATTGTGAACCTTCCACCACCTCGCATTGTGAACCTTCCACCACCGCGCATTGTGAACCTTCCACCACCGCGCACTGTGAACCTTCCACCACCTTGCATTGTGAACCTTCCACCACCTCGCATTGTGAACCTTTCACCACCTCGCATTGTGAACCTTCCACCACCTCGCATTGTGAACCTTCCACCACCACGCATTGTGAACCTTCCACCACCACGCATTGTGAACCTTCCACCACCTCGCATTGTGAACCTTCCACCACCACGCATTGTGAACCTTCCACCACCACGCATTGTGAACCTTCCACCACCACGCATTGTGAACCTTCCACCACCTTGCATTGTGAACCTTCCACCACCTTGCATTGTGAACCTTCCACCACCGCGCATTGTGAACCTTCCACCACCGCGCATTGTGAACCTTCCACCTCGCACTGTGAACCTTCCACCACCTTGCATTGTGAACCTTCCACCACCTCGCATTGTAGATATTTATTAAATATTGCCCACAGTATCAGGGTCCCCAGATAGAAATAAAAACAACGCATAACACTGAGTGGTCTTTTTTAGTGATAGCAAACTGTCAGGATATTGAAAAAAAAGTTGTGACTACAAGGGCCCCTACTTTATATACTGAGACTGAGCACTACGGTAGTTAGGGCCTTTCTAAAGATCTAGGTTTTAGCTTTGAGTCTTAAGGTAtaatattggagagaaaaaaatggaaaaatgactggaaatacagggcctaattcagtaaggagtgcaaattctgctaattagcagaatttgcaatcctttggatcgcatattgggggccgcccatcgctgggcaagaccacccacagcatgctgaccgccgcctccccccgttcaacaagcagaaattgttagcagaaactaaggatcgccgcggctgtgtgtgacgtcatgcagccgccgtgatccCACCCCCCATTTGCGCCACACCACCCCCGCAGCAATCAAACCtgtattaggcccatagtgcactaTACAGTATAGGAAATATAAAGATAAGTAAGTACACACTATAGAGCGACCTAATTATTGTATAGCTTGTATTAACGATCGTTTCGCCATTTTGCCAATAACTCAGACAAATCTTGCCCACAAACACAATTGTTTCAATGATCAGATCTGTCGGGCAGGACTGAAAATCTCGGCCACAATCTCCCGATATCAACCAATGTCTGTGCATTCTCAGTAATCTGACCCTATGTCCAGGTGAAAAAATCGGGTAGTGTGTGGGTAAACCCGATTTTTCCCATCGGCTGatttttcaaaaataaaataaagtgtgtagCTCACATATCGGGACTTTCCTGTAGGTAAATAATTGTCCCAATTGTCGTCCCAATTGGAcagtgaggggcagatttattaagcctggtgaagtgataaattggaaggtgataaagcaccagccagtcagctcctacctaTCATTTTTCAGACCcggggccaaatgtaatggagtgagagtttcagaaagcgagagatttggtaaggttttcagggttttttttttaaagtggcaatcatttacacagcaaaaccaggttgatcttgccgtGTAAATGACTGCCACCTGTTACCGCTGTCAGTCTTGCACTGCGATCTTTctcttcacttacaggtccctgtaaggaggcaaccaaacaacagccgtgcagggtctaactctatcctgatgtaacaccactacactaactacaacggcatagccctcaaactagctctgtgtgtgtgtggtgtgacaaaactaaacaaactataagcaaccttggccctgcacagaaacaacacacatcacaaatcacaataacagtgcaagtaactaccacggtgctgtccctttgattACCTAACTGCTTCAGATTACCAGAAAGTGGgcgccgcacagcctacccaccttcCCTTACACTTACTTaccaggggctcaggccaagcggacctgcctacctgtaCACactggggtggcctgggcctagtgcccagtaccacctttattcaccttgggggacactgtctatgctgggcctagtgccccctagctgcacacaggccggaggcctggctttgcccacgggcctaacgCCCGCCTAACATGCAGCCGTTGGAGtaatctgggcctaatgcccagatcactCTTATTTGGGGTGTTCTACCTAAACTCGGGCCTAAGGCCCAACATGTGCCCTCGTGCCTAATGCCCACCTAAAATGCCAATaccgtggcttgggcctaatgcccaaaccaccaaatcaggggATGACCCTCCTAACTGCgctacaggcctagtgcctgaaccgtacccccgggcctaatgcccgttccctggtggtctagggaggaagggggggggctagatcagcctcactgaggcctcacctgctccaggggtctccggcgccctcttctgccactGAACCGTCCTGGCCAGTGGCGCCACCGctgctcctccgcgtccagccactgctggacatcttctcccCTGATACCcatgtcttccggcctcttcagcggccaccggatctcTTCTACAAACGGCCGCCGTCTTCTCCTCCGCCACGGCCTCTTCTCTCCgtcccgctcttcggcgcggcctcctgtctTCCTCTGCTCCCAGCGGCGCCTGGGTCTATAATGCGGCGAGCGCCGACCatcctctgattggccggcgccccgcaagCTGTGAGTGTCTTGCGGACGGCGCCGTATTTGAAATCCCGCAGCTGGCGCTTCCAATTGGCTGCCAAAACGGcaccaagtttgaagcgccgctgcgGCAGCGCTGCCCGCTGCCACTTCAGGTTTGGTGCCAATACGTGGTCCCTGCATcgggcacccgctgctgctgctgctctacacAAATTCACAAATATTTAGAAATTGCCGCAATAATTGTATCCACATGGATGGTTGTATACGACATTAATAAAGGGACGGGACTAATGGCCcttcacactgggcgatatgactgAAAGATATTAATGATCTCGTtcgttaatgaacaagataccattcatatctctcagtgtggaggctccagcgatgaacgatgcacggccccgcgcgcgTTCATCGCTGCTGCcccgtgcatgcaggccaatatggacaatctcgtccatatttgcctgcactgctatggagccgggtgacgggggagtgaagaaacttcactcctccccgtcactgccgcccccccccccagcgctgccgggtcgcctgtcggccgtatccgcagtTGGGCAGCTCGACGGCGGATTGCGCTATGTGTAGGGCTCTTAAGTAATGCCATCATACCACCGTATGCTAAATTTGTAAAGATTAATAATGGAGAATGTGACTTAAAAtcaagggggatatttatcaaagcttggcgagagaGATTAACttctaaccaatcagcttttaaccgtcatgttacaggctgtgtttggaaaatgtcagttaggagctgattggtttatactttatctctttccactttacttctctccaagcttttataaatATCCCCCAAGTCACTGAATAAGCTGTGTTgtattgggtgtggatcatagggtcagcggtaactaagtcgacagtcattagatcgaccactattgattGAGAGTGACTAGGtctacacctgaaataggtcgacaagagatttttttgggggggggtttcatctttttttcgtaaagtgaccgggaaccccaattagtgcatcgtatcCCCTCGCAAGGTgccttactattcctaatcgtactCCATGAGGATCGTAAAgggtgaaaaagttcaaaaaaaattacaaaacaagtcaaaaactcatgtcgacctaaagaccggatcccgtcgTAATAATTTCACGCTTCCAAAAATGGTTTAGAATTAATAACCGAGAAATATTGAGAAACAtgaggtctgtttactaagccttggagagagataaactaccaaccaaccagctc
Proteins encoded in this window:
- the LOC134958704 gene encoding uncharacterized protein LOC134958704, encoding MKLPPPRIVNLPPPRIVNLPPPRIVNLPPPRIVNLPPPCIVNLNLPPPCIVNLPPPRIVNLPPPRIVNLPPPCIVNLPPPCIVNLPPPCIVNLPPPRIVNLPPPRIVNLPPPRIVNLPPPCIVNLPPPCIVNLPPPRIVNLPPPRTVNLPPPCIVNLPPPRIVNLPPPRTVNLPPPRIVNLPPPRTVNLPPPRIVNLPPPRIVNLPPPCIVNLPPPCIVNLPPPCIVNLPPPRIVNLPPPRIVNLPPPRIVNLPPPCIVNLPPPCIVNLPPPRIVNLPPPRTVNLPPPCIVNLPPPRIVNLPPPRTVNLPPPCIVNLPPLRIVNLPPPRIVNLPPPRIVNLPPPRTVNLPPPCIVNLPPPRIVNLSPPRIVNLPPPRIVNLPPPRIVNLPPPRIVNLPPPRIVNLPPPRIVNLPPPRIVNLPPPRIVNLPPPCIVNLPPPCIVNLPPPRIVNLPPPRIVNLPPRTVNLPPPCIVNLPPPRIVDIY